A genome region from Macaca nemestrina isolate mMacNem1 chromosome 20, mMacNem.hap1, whole genome shotgun sequence includes the following:
- the LOC105495514 gene encoding HAUS augmin-like complex subunit 5 isoform X2 encodes MELAREARELSCWAAEEMGVPVAARARESTLRRLCLGQGADIWAYILQHVHSQRTVKKIRGNLLWYGHQDSPQVRRKLELEATVTRLRAEIQELDQSLELMERDTEAQDTAMEQALQHTQDTQRRALLLRAQAGAMRRQQHRLRDPMQRLQNQLRRLQDMERKAKVDVTFGSLTSAALGLEPVVLRDVRTACTLRAQFLQNLLLPQAKRGSLLTPHEDHFGTSYQQWLSSAEMLLTNHPPGHILAALEHLAAEREAEIRSLCSGDGLGDTEISRPQAPDQSDSSQTLPSMVHLIQEGWRTVGVLVSQRSALLKERQVLTQRLQGLMEEMERRVLGSSERQVLILGLRGCGLWAELKALRAQSQELEDAAGHRQLLLRELQAKQQRILHWRQLVEETQEQIRLLIKGNSASKTRLCRSPGEVVSLVQRKVVPTSEAVAPQSRELLRCLEEEVRHLPHILLGTLLRHSPGEPRSCSCRQLPLFARTFCSCRTSRASGAGICST; translated from the exons ATGGAGCTAGCGCGGGAAGCGCGGGAACTGAGTTGCTGGGCGGCCGAAGAGATGGGGGTGCCCGTGGCAGCCCGAGCCCGGGAATCGACGCTGCGCAG GCTGTGTCTGGGCCAGGGGGCTGACATCTGGGCCTACATCTTGCAGCATGTGCACAGTCAGAG GACTGTCAAGAAGATCCGAGGAAACCTACTCTG GTATGGCCACCAGGACAGTCCACAG GTCCGTCGGAAGTTAGAGCTGGAAGCTACTGTGACCCGCCTGCGGGCAGAAATCCAGGAGCTCGACCAGAGCCTGGAGCTGATGGAGCgagacactgaggctcagg ACACAGCCATGGAGCAGGCACTTCAGCACACTCAAGACACCCAGCGTCGAGCTCTCCTCCTCCGGGCCCAAGCTGGGGCCATGCGAAGACAGCAGCATAGGCTCCGAGATCCCATGCAGCGGCTGCAGAATCAACTGAGGCGCCTGCAGGACATGGAGAG GAAAGCCAAAGTAGATGTGACCTTTGGATCCCTCACATCAGCAGCTCTGGGCCTGGAGCCTGTGGTCCTG CGTGATGTTCGAACAGCCTGCACCCTCCGGGCCCAGTTCCTGCAGAACCTCCTGCTTCCCCAGGCCAAGAGAGGCAGCCTCCT AACCCCTCATGAAGACCACTTTGGCACTTCCTACCAGCAGTGGCTGAGCTCTGCGGAG ATGCTGCTGACAAACCACCCCCCGGGCCACATCCTGGCTGCCTTGGAGCACCTGGCTGCAGAGCGGGAGGCAGAGATTCGGTCCCTGTGCAGTGGGGATGGGCTTGGCGATACAGAGATATCCAG ACCCCAGGCCCCGGACCAGTCAGACTCCAGCCAGACCCTGCCGTCCATGGTTCATCTCATCCAG GAGGGCTGGCGGACTGTGGGTGTGCTGGTCTCCCAGCGGAGTGCCCTTCTGAAGGAGCGGCAAGTCCTGACCCAGCGCCTCCAGGGCCTGATGGAAGAGATGGAGAGACGCGTCCTGGGATCCAGTGAGAG GCAAGTGCTGATACTGGGGCTTCGGGGCTGTGGCCTGTGGGCGGAGCTCAAGGCCCTGCGCGCTCAGAGCCAGGAGCTGGAGGATGCAGCCGGGCATCGGCAGCTCCTGCTGAGGGAGCTACAGGCCAAACAGCAGCGGATCCTGCACTGGCGCCAGCTGGTG GAGGAGACCCAGGAACAGATCCGCCTGCTCATCAAGGGTAACTCAGCCAGCAAGACCCGCCTGTGCCGGAGCCCAGGGGAG GTGGTATCTCTGGTCCAGCGAAAGGTGGTCCCTACATCTGAGGCAGTGGCACCGCAGAGCCGGGAGCTGCTGCGCTGTCTGGAGGAGGAAGTCCGGCATTTGCCTCACATTCTGTTGGGCACCCTGCTGCGGCACAGCCCTGGAGA gCCTCGGAGCTGCTCCTGCCGGCAGCTGCCTCTCTTCGCCAGGACCTTCTGTTCCTGCAGGACCAGCAGAGCCTCTGGTGCTGGGATCTGCTCCACATGA
- the LOC105495514 gene encoding HAUS augmin-like complex subunit 5 isoform X1, whose product MELAREARELSCWAAEEMGVPVAARARESTLRRLCLGQGADIWAYILQHVHSQRTVKKIRGNLLWYGHQDSPQVRRKLELEATVTRLRAEIQELDQSLELMERDTEAQDTAMEQALQHTQDTQRRALLLRAQAGAMRRQQHRLRDPMQRLQNQLRRLQDMERKAKVDVTFGSLTSAALGLEPVVLRDVRTACTLRAQFLQNLLLPQAKRGSLLTPHEDHFGTSYQQWLSSAEMLLTNHPPGHILAALEHLAAEREAEIRSLCSGDGLGDTEISRPQAPDQSDSSQTLPSMVHLIQEGWRTVGVLVSQRSALLKERQVLTQRLQGLMEEMERRVLGSSERQVLILGLRGCGLWAELKALRAQSQELEDAAGHRQLLLRELQAKQQRILHWRQLVEETQEQIRLLIKGNSASKTRLCRSPGEVVSLVQRKVVPTSEAVAPQSRELLRCLEEEVRHLPHILLGTLLRHSPGELKPLPTVLPSIHQLHPASPRGSSFIALSHKLGLPPGKASELLLPAAASLRQDLLFLQDQQSLWCWDLLHMKTSLPPGPPTQELLQIQASQEKQQKENLGQALKRLEKLLKQALERIPELQGIVGDWWEQPGQAALSEELCQGLSLPQWRLRWVQAQGALQKLCS is encoded by the exons ATGGAGCTAGCGCGGGAAGCGCGGGAACTGAGTTGCTGGGCGGCCGAAGAGATGGGGGTGCCCGTGGCAGCCCGAGCCCGGGAATCGACGCTGCGCAG GCTGTGTCTGGGCCAGGGGGCTGACATCTGGGCCTACATCTTGCAGCATGTGCACAGTCAGAG GACTGTCAAGAAGATCCGAGGAAACCTACTCTG GTATGGCCACCAGGACAGTCCACAG GTCCGTCGGAAGTTAGAGCTGGAAGCTACTGTGACCCGCCTGCGGGCAGAAATCCAGGAGCTCGACCAGAGCCTGGAGCTGATGGAGCgagacactgaggctcagg ACACAGCCATGGAGCAGGCACTTCAGCACACTCAAGACACCCAGCGTCGAGCTCTCCTCCTCCGGGCCCAAGCTGGGGCCATGCGAAGACAGCAGCATAGGCTCCGAGATCCCATGCAGCGGCTGCAGAATCAACTGAGGCGCCTGCAGGACATGGAGAG GAAAGCCAAAGTAGATGTGACCTTTGGATCCCTCACATCAGCAGCTCTGGGCCTGGAGCCTGTGGTCCTG CGTGATGTTCGAACAGCCTGCACCCTCCGGGCCCAGTTCCTGCAGAACCTCCTGCTTCCCCAGGCCAAGAGAGGCAGCCTCCT AACCCCTCATGAAGACCACTTTGGCACTTCCTACCAGCAGTGGCTGAGCTCTGCGGAG ATGCTGCTGACAAACCACCCCCCGGGCCACATCCTGGCTGCCTTGGAGCACCTGGCTGCAGAGCGGGAGGCAGAGATTCGGTCCCTGTGCAGTGGGGATGGGCTTGGCGATACAGAGATATCCAG ACCCCAGGCCCCGGACCAGTCAGACTCCAGCCAGACCCTGCCGTCCATGGTTCATCTCATCCAG GAGGGCTGGCGGACTGTGGGTGTGCTGGTCTCCCAGCGGAGTGCCCTTCTGAAGGAGCGGCAAGTCCTGACCCAGCGCCTCCAGGGCCTGATGGAAGAGATGGAGAGACGCGTCCTGGGATCCAGTGAGAG GCAAGTGCTGATACTGGGGCTTCGGGGCTGTGGCCTGTGGGCGGAGCTCAAGGCCCTGCGCGCTCAGAGCCAGGAGCTGGAGGATGCAGCCGGGCATCGGCAGCTCCTGCTGAGGGAGCTACAGGCCAAACAGCAGCGGATCCTGCACTGGCGCCAGCTGGTG GAGGAGACCCAGGAACAGATCCGCCTGCTCATCAAGGGTAACTCAGCCAGCAAGACCCGCCTGTGCCGGAGCCCAGGGGAG GTGGTATCTCTGGTCCAGCGAAAGGTGGTCCCTACATCTGAGGCAGTGGCACCGCAGAGCCGGGAGCTGCTGCGCTGTCTGGAGGAGGAAGTCCGGCATTTGCCTCACATTCTGTTGGGCACCCTGCTGCGGCACAGCCCTGGAGA GTTGAAGCCCCTGCCCACAGtcctcccatccatccaccaGCTGCACCCCGCATCCCCAAGGGGCTCCAGCTTCATAGCACTGAGCCACAAGCTGGGGCTGCCCCCAGGGAAG gCCTCGGAGCTGCTCCTGCCGGCAGCTGCCTCTCTTCGCCAGGACCTTCTGTTCCTGCAGGACCAGCAGAGCCTCTGGTGCTGGGATCTGCTCCACATGAAGACCAGCCTGCCGCCGGGCCCTCCCACCCAGG AGCTGCTGCAGATCCAGGCATCCCAGGAAAAACAGCAGAAAGAGAACCTGGGGCAGGCTCTGAAGAGGCTGGAGAAGCTGCTGAAACAGGCGCTGGAGCGAATCCCTGAGCTGCAGGGGATCGTGGGGGACTG GTGGGAGCAGCCAGGCCAGGCCGCCCTCTCTGAGGAGCTCTGCCAGGGCCTGTCCCTGCCCCAGTGGCGGCTGCGCTGGGTTCAGGCCCAGGGGGCCCTGCAGAAGCTGTGCAGCTGA